In a genomic window of Methanogenium sp. S4BF:
- a CDS encoding universal stress protein — translation MDKEMFSTILVATDGSSESLEAVRAAAEEALRHNAVLHTICVTNPGAVQSMFVSPQADAIDVNYELITEFLAEEAKRALEDAEKEAGSKGVSVIPHPVWGDPREEILRCAEEIGADCIMVGSTGKTGLEALLLGSVSSAVVTHARTNTMIIRGKRKD, via the coding sequence ATGGATAAAGAGATGTTTTCCACAATTCTTGTTGCAACGGATGGTTCTTCCGAATCTTTAGAAGCAGTACGCGCCGCAGCAGAGGAAGCACTGCGGCATAATGCGGTTCTGCATACGATATGTGTCACAAACCCGGGAGCAGTGCAGTCAATGTTTGTAAGCCCACAGGCAGATGCTATTGATGTGAATTATGAACTGATCACTGAATTTCTGGCTGAAGAGGCAAAGAGAGCACTTGAAGATGCAGAAAAAGAGGCAGGGAGCAAGGGTGTCTCCGTGATACCACATCCGGTATGGGGAGATCCCAGAGAAGAGATCCTCCGTTGCGCAGAAGAGATCGGTGCAGACTGTATTATGGTGGGTTCTACCGGAAAGACGGGTCTTGAGGCACTCCTGCTGGGAAGCGTTAGTTCTGCAGTTGTGACCCATGCACGGACTAATACGATGATTATACGGGGAAAAAGGAAGGACTAA